A genomic window from Paucibacter sp. KCTC 42545 includes:
- a CDS encoding methyl-accepting chemotaxis protein has protein sequence MSFISLGGRSIGQRLGLVLSAVLLISLAGSALGYWTLTRVAAEANEMYQVNLVSERLSSDWHRNVSTGIIRNTAVAVASDDKLAKYFASIAAASAAQTGELQKKVEGMLSTPEEKAHFEEIGKTRKAYISARDAMTAAKKAGDDVKAREIFDAEFVPMAKTYQEALRELVDMQRRQLDHSAARNEEAIQKARTGLLVFSLCALAVGASLAIWLTRSITGPLRKAAEVSNAIANFDLSQTIHVSSQDETGQLLQSQQTMQTALIRLIGEVRSSTDSISTASAEIATGNHDLSARTEQTASNLQEAAASMTQLNGTVRQTAESAVTANQLASSAGEVARRGGVVVAQVVSTMEEINTSSRRINDIIGTIDGIAFQTNILALNAAVEAARAGEQGRGFAVVASEVRSLAQRSAEAAKEIKVLIGASADRVESGTRLVQDAGSTMNDIVASVQRVSDVIGEISAASREQSDGIHQINAAMNQLDQMTQQNAALVEESAAAAESLRDQSARLASAIAVFRL, from the coding sequence ATGTCATTCATCTCCCTCGGCGGCCGCAGCATCGGCCAACGTCTCGGCCTTGTGCTGTCCGCTGTCTTGCTCATTTCATTGGCCGGCTCGGCACTCGGCTACTGGACGCTCACGCGCGTGGCTGCCGAGGCGAATGAGATGTACCAAGTCAATCTGGTCTCGGAGCGCCTGTCCAGCGACTGGCATCGCAATGTCTCCACCGGCATCATCCGCAACACAGCTGTGGCCGTGGCCAGTGACGACAAACTGGCCAAATACTTCGCCAGCATCGCTGCGGCCTCGGCCGCCCAGACCGGCGAGTTGCAGAAAAAGGTCGAAGGCATGCTGAGCACGCCCGAGGAGAAGGCGCATTTCGAGGAGATCGGCAAAACCCGCAAGGCCTATATCAGCGCCCGTGATGCGATGACGGCCGCCAAGAAAGCCGGGGACGACGTCAAAGCCCGCGAAATTTTCGACGCTGAGTTCGTGCCCATGGCCAAAACCTATCAAGAGGCTTTGCGCGAGTTGGTGGACATGCAGCGCCGGCAACTCGACCACAGCGCCGCCCGCAATGAAGAGGCAATCCAAAAAGCCCGCACCGGCTTGCTGGTGTTCTCGCTCTGCGCACTGGCCGTGGGTGCCAGCTTGGCGATTTGGCTGACGCGTTCCATCACCGGGCCGCTGCGCAAGGCGGCAGAGGTGTCCAACGCGATTGCCAACTTCGACCTGAGCCAAACCATCCACGTCAGCAGCCAGGATGAGACCGGGCAACTGCTGCAGTCGCAGCAGACCATGCAGACTGCCCTGATCCGCTTGATCGGCGAAGTGCGCAGTTCCACCGACAGCATCAGCACCGCCAGCGCCGAAATTGCAACTGGCAATCACGACCTCTCGGCGCGCACCGAGCAAACCGCCTCGAATCTGCAAGAAGCCGCGGCCTCCATGACCCAGCTCAACGGCACCGTGCGCCAGACCGCCGAGTCGGCCGTCACGGCCAATCAGCTGGCCAGCTCCGCCGGGGAAGTGGCGCGGCGCGGTGGCGTGGTGGTGGCCCAGGTGGTCAGCACCATGGAGGAGATCAATACCAGCTCACGCCGCATCAACGACATCATCGGCACCATCGACGGCATCGCCTTCCAGACCAATATCCTGGCATTGAATGCGGCGGTTGAAGCCGCCCGCGCCGGCGAACAAGGGCGTGGCTTTGCGGTGGTGGCCAGCGAGGTGCGCTCGCTCGCCCAACGCTCGGCCGAAGCCGCCAAGGAGATCAAGGTGCTGATCGGCGCCAGCGCGGATCGGGTTGAGTCCGGTACCCGCTTGGTGCAAGACGCCGGCAGCACCATGAACGACATCGTGGCCAGCGTGCAGCGCGTGTCCGATGTGATCGGCGAGATCAGCGCGGCCTCCCGCGAACAGAGTGACGGCATTCACCAGATCAATGCGGCGATGAACCAGCTGGACCAGATGACGCAGCAAAACGCCGCCCTGGTGGAAGAGTCGGCCGCCGCGGCAGAAAGCTTGCGCGACCAATCCGCGCGCCTGGCCTCGGCCATTGCGGTGTTCCGCCTCTAA
- the rpiA gene encoding ribose-5-phosphate isomerase RpiA — MTQDELKTLVGQAALQYVAAGSIIGVGTGSTVDKFIDALAASGIQIKGAVSSSVRSTERMKALGITVFEAAEVESLGVYIDGADEIDHGGHMIKGGGAALTREKIVADLAEQFICIADASKLVDVLGQFPLPVEVIPMAAAQIARRFAAQGASATLRAGVVTDNSCHILDVRGLQIKDAKAFEADVNQWPGVVTVGVFARNRASVCLLGTAEGVKTLKFD, encoded by the coding sequence ATGACCCAAGACGAACTCAAGACCCTGGTGGGCCAAGCCGCCCTGCAATACGTGGCCGCCGGCAGCATCATCGGCGTTGGCACCGGATCCACCGTGGACAAGTTCATTGACGCGCTGGCCGCCAGCGGCATTCAGATCAAGGGCGCGGTCAGCAGCTCGGTGCGCTCCACCGAGCGCATGAAGGCTTTGGGCATCACCGTGTTTGAAGCGGCCGAGGTTGAGTCCCTGGGCGTCTACATCGACGGCGCTGACGAGATCGACCACGGCGGTCACATGATCAAGGGCGGCGGCGCGGCGCTGACGCGCGAGAAGATCGTGGCCGATCTGGCCGAGCAATTCATTTGCATCGCCGACGCGTCCAAGTTGGTGGATGTGCTGGGCCAGTTCCCGCTGCCGGTGGAAGTGATTCCGATGGCCGCAGCACAGATCGCGCGCCGCTTTGCCGCCCAGGGTGCCAGCGCTACGCTGCGCGCCGGTGTGGTGACCGACAACAGCTGCCACATCCTCGATGTGCGCGGCCTGCAGATCAAGGATGCCAAGGCCTTTGAGGCCGACGTGAATCAGTGGCCCGGCGTGGTGACGGTGGGCGTGTTTGCTCGCAACCGTGCTTCCGTGTGTTTGCTGGGCACGGCCGAGGGCGTCAAGACGCTCAAATTCGACTGA
- a CDS encoding carotenoid oxygenase family protein has product MRMQRRELFKAGLAGAASLAGLDPALAALTPSTASAAKPFSSAPELAPLLGLPGQDLQASSLKVEGKLPAGLRGVYYKNGPALMARGDERYRHWFDGDGLLQAWTFGDAGVSHQARFVQTAKFKAESAAGRFLVPGFGTPIPARKPVRGADDMNTANTSVLRQGDKLYALWEGGRAYELDPATLQTRGPKSWSPELAGMPFSAHPKVETDGTVWNFGTFGTRMALCQISPQGQVLRSTVFEAPGAIGMVHDFAVSQRYLVFLLAPIHIDQQALRAGESLSGAMRWQGQDATRVLVVDKADFERRRVLEMPAAMVFHFGNAWDDGQTLQLDYVQNRELPQAQLALTQIMRGERPSAAQRNTTPRFMRIDLASGRIELRSREDVVEFPVVDPRVVAQRYRHVYYPTAIDIGERWGFNGLLHLDLESGKRQRFCFGNEVVVEEHVLVPKPGSRVEGEGWLLGLCFDSRRQLSFASVFDAQAISAGPIAKVWLPYWVTYGFHGKFYAA; this is encoded by the coding sequence ATGCGCATGCAAAGACGCGAACTCTTCAAAGCCGGCTTGGCCGGTGCTGCCAGCTTGGCGGGTTTGGACCCGGCATTGGCGGCATTGACGCCATCAACGGCATCAGCGGCCAAGCCCTTCAGCAGCGCGCCCGAACTGGCGCCGCTGCTGGGCTTGCCCGGCCAGGACCTGCAAGCTTCAAGCCTCAAGGTCGAAGGAAAGTTGCCCGCCGGCCTGCGCGGCGTGTATTACAAGAACGGCCCGGCCTTGATGGCCCGTGGCGATGAACGCTACCGCCACTGGTTTGACGGCGACGGTCTCCTGCAAGCCTGGACCTTTGGCGATGCCGGCGTGAGTCACCAGGCCCGCTTCGTGCAAACGGCCAAGTTCAAGGCCGAGTCAGCGGCAGGGCGCTTCCTGGTGCCTGGCTTCGGTACACCGATTCCGGCTCGCAAGCCGGTGCGCGGCGCCGACGATATGAACACGGCCAACACCAGTGTGCTGCGCCAGGGCGACAAACTGTACGCTTTGTGGGAGGGCGGCAGAGCCTATGAACTGGACCCCGCCACCCTGCAGACGCGCGGCCCGAAGAGCTGGTCGCCCGAGCTGGCCGGCATGCCGTTCTCGGCCCACCCCAAGGTGGAGACGGACGGCACGGTGTGGAACTTCGGCACCTTTGGCACGCGGATGGCGCTGTGCCAGATTTCGCCGCAGGGGCAGGTCTTGCGCAGCACGGTGTTTGAAGCGCCTGGTGCCATCGGCATGGTGCATGACTTTGCGGTGTCGCAGCGCTATTTGGTGTTTTTGCTGGCGCCCATCCACATCGACCAGCAAGCCTTGCGCGCAGGTGAGAGTTTGTCTGGCGCCATGCGCTGGCAGGGCCAGGACGCCACCCGCGTCTTGGTGGTGGACAAGGCCGACTTCGAACGCCGCCGGGTGCTGGAGATGCCGGCCGCCATGGTCTTCCACTTCGGCAATGCCTGGGACGATGGCCAGACCTTGCAGCTGGACTATGTGCAAAACCGCGAGCTGCCGCAGGCTCAGCTGGCCCTCACGCAAATCATGCGCGGCGAGCGCCCGTCCGCCGCGCAGCGCAACACCACCCCGCGCTTCATGCGCATCGACCTGGCCAGCGGCCGCATTGAGCTGCGCAGCCGCGAGGACGTGGTCGAGTTCCCTGTGGTGGACCCGCGCGTGGTGGCGCAGCGCTACCGCCATGTCTACTACCCCACGGCCATCGACATCGGCGAGCGCTGGGGTTTTAACGGCCTGCTGCATCTGGACTTGGAGAGCGGAAAGCGTCAGCGCTTTTGCTTTGGCAATGAGGTGGTGGTGGAAGAGCATGTGCTGGTGCCCAAGCCGGGCAGCCGCGTGGAGGGCGAGGGTTGGTTGCTGGGCCTGTGCTTTGATAGCCGGCGCCAGCTCAGCTTCGCCAGCGTCTTCGATGCCCAGGCGATCAGCGCCGGCCCCATCGCCAAGGTGTGGCTGCCCTATTGGGTCACTTATGGCTTCCACGGCAAGTTTTACGCTGCTTGA
- a CDS encoding DUF2141 domain-containing protein: MKQASFTVMITLAAAALGFATAARAADLELELSGITQGQGQIMVAVFADAGSWLAKPVAVARAQAAEQKDGRLLISLNKLPVADAGSLALSIYHDVNGNGRLDKNGMGMPTEPYAFSNNASGMFGPPSFEKAQFSVKPGARISVQFN; this comes from the coding sequence ATGAAACAAGCGTCTTTCACTGTGATGATCACCCTGGCGGCTGCGGCGCTGGGCTTTGCTACAGCCGCCCGTGCTGCCGATTTGGAACTGGAGCTGAGTGGCATCACCCAAGGCCAGGGCCAGATCATGGTGGCGGTGTTTGCCGATGCCGGCAGCTGGCTTGCTAAGCCCGTGGCCGTGGCCCGCGCCCAAGCGGCCGAGCAAAAGGACGGCCGCCTGCTCATCAGTCTGAATAAGTTGCCCGTCGCAGACGCGGGCAGCTTGGCCCTGAGCATCTATCACGACGTCAACGGCAACGGCCGCCTGGACAAGAACGGCATGGGCATGCCGACCGAACCTTACGCCTTCTCCAACAATGCCAGCGGCATGTTCGGCCCGCCTAGCTTCGAAAAGGCGCAGTTCAGCGTCAAGCCCGGCGCCCGCATCAGCGTGCAGTTCAACTGA
- a CDS encoding 3-deoxy-7-phosphoheptulonate synthase, translating into MKPLDDPRHDREVGSRDETRDTTRTDDTRIGAVRPLISPALLLDELPPPDAALELVERARRDISAVLHGRDDRLLVVVGPCSIHDHEQAMDYARLLKGLNDELKGDLLLVMRVYFEKPRTTVGWKGYINDPRLDGSFHMNEGLRLARKLLLDVTSLGLPAGTEFLDLLSPQYISDLIAWGAIGARTTESQSHRQLASGMSCPVGFKNGTDGGIKVASDAVLAASASHAFMGMTKMGAAAIFETRGNDDCHIILRGGKAPNYDAASVEAACAAMRSAGLREQVMVDFSHANSSKKFERQIDVGRDVAAQIAGGDARITGVMIESHLQPGRQDLADGQTKADLLPGVSITDACLGWSQTEPLLRELAAAVRSRRQASRS; encoded by the coding sequence ATGAAGCCTTTGGACGACCCCCGCCACGACCGCGAAGTGGGTTCGCGCGATGAGACCCGCGACACCACCCGCACCGACGACACCCGCATCGGCGCCGTGCGCCCCTTGATCTCGCCCGCCTTGCTGCTGGACGAGTTGCCGCCGCCGGATGCGGCGCTGGAGTTGGTTGAGCGCGCTCGCCGTGACATCAGCGCGGTGCTGCATGGTCGTGATGACCGCTTGCTGGTGGTGGTGGGGCCTTGCTCCATCCATGACCACGAGCAGGCGATGGACTACGCCCGCCTGCTCAAAGGCCTCAACGATGAGTTGAAGGGCGATTTGCTGCTGGTGATGCGCGTCTACTTCGAAAAACCGCGCACCACCGTGGGCTGGAAGGGTTATATCAACGACCCGCGGCTGGACGGCAGCTTCCATATGAACGAAGGCCTGCGCCTGGCGCGCAAGCTCTTGTTGGACGTCACCAGCCTGGGCCTGCCGGCCGGCACCGAGTTCCTCGACCTGCTGTCGCCGCAATACATCTCTGACCTGATCGCCTGGGGCGCGATTGGCGCGCGCACCACCGAGAGCCAAAGCCATCGCCAACTGGCCTCGGGCATGAGTTGCCCGGTGGGTTTCAAGAATGGCACCGATGGTGGCATCAAGGTGGCGAGCGACGCCGTGCTGGCGGCTTCGGCCAGCCATGCCTTCATGGGCATGACCAAGATGGGCGCGGCGGCCATCTTCGAGACCCGTGGCAATGACGACTGCCACATCATTCTGCGCGGCGGCAAGGCCCCCAATTACGACGCGGCTTCGGTGGAGGCAGCCTGCGCGGCCATGCGTTCGGCGGGCTTGCGCGAGCAGGTGATGGTGGACTTCTCGCATGCCAATTCGAGCAAAAAGTTCGAGCGCCAGATCGATGTGGGCCGCGACGTGGCCGCCCAGATTGCGGGCGGCGATGCGCGCATCACCGGTGTGATGATCGAATCGCATCTGCAGCCCGGCCGCCAAGACCTGGCTGATGGCCAGACCAAGGCCGATTTGCTGCCCGGCGTGTCCATCACCGATGCTTGCCTGGGCTGGAGCCAGACGGAACCCCTGCTGCGCGAGTTGGCCGCCGCCGTGCGCAGCCGGCGCCAAGCCTCGCGCAGCTGA
- a CDS encoding quinone-dependent dihydroorotate dehydrogenase, whose product MSLIPYALTRPFLFGLDPEHAHELTLGAIAKLQNTPAQCLWSQPRIQDPLELAGLKFPNRIGLAAGLDKNGRCIDGLGAMGFGFIEVGTVTPKGQPGNDKPRMFRLPEAQALINRLGFNNEGLASFLANVQRAHSFRACGGLVGLNIGKNAATPIENAVDDYLIGLEGVFPHADYITVNISSPNTKNLRALQSDAALDALLGALQARKLKLQAASGRHVPMFVKIAPDLDEEQVGVIAQTLKSNGIDGVIATNTTIAREAVKGMAHAEETGGLSGKPVFEASNRVIRLLRAALGSGYPIIGVGGVMSGEDARAKVQAGADLVQIYTGLIYKGPALVNECARALARV is encoded by the coding sequence ATGTCTTTGATCCCCTACGCCCTCACCCGCCCTTTTTTGTTCGGCCTTGATCCCGAACATGCCCACGAGCTCACCCTGGGCGCCATCGCCAAGCTGCAGAACACCCCGGCGCAATGCCTGTGGTCGCAGCCGCGCATCCAGGATCCGCTGGAGCTGGCCGGCTTGAAATTCCCCAACCGCATCGGCCTGGCCGCAGGCCTGGACAAGAACGGCCGCTGCATCGACGGGCTGGGTGCCATGGGTTTTGGCTTCATCGAAGTCGGCACGGTCACGCCCAAAGGCCAGCCCGGCAATGACAAGCCGCGCATGTTCCGCCTGCCCGAGGCGCAAGCCCTGATCAACCGCCTGGGCTTCAATAACGAAGGCTTGGCTAGCTTCCTGGCCAATGTGCAGCGCGCCCACTCCTTTCGCGCTTGCGGCGGCTTGGTCGGCCTGAACATCGGCAAGAACGCGGCCACGCCGATCGAGAACGCGGTGGACGACTACCTGATCGGCTTAGAGGGCGTGTTCCCACATGCCGACTACATCACGGTCAATATCTCCAGCCCCAACACCAAGAACCTGCGCGCGCTGCAAAGCGACGCAGCCCTGGACGCCTTGCTGGGCGCGCTGCAAGCCCGCAAGCTCAAACTGCAAGCGGCCTCCGGCCGCCATGTGCCCATGTTCGTCAAGATCGCCCCCGATCTGGATGAAGAGCAGGTCGGCGTGATTGCCCAAACCCTCAAATCCAATGGCATTGACGGCGTCATCGCCACCAACACCACCATCGCCCGCGAGGCTGTCAAAGGCATGGCCCATGCCGAGGAAACCGGTGGTTTGTCAGGCAAGCCGGTGTTTGAAGCCAGCAACCGCGTCATCCGCCTGCTGCGCGCAGCGCTCGGCAGCGGCTATCCCATCATCGGCGTGGGCGGCGTAATGAGCGGCGAGGACGCGCGCGCCAAGGTGCAGGCCGGCGCCGATCTGGTGCAGATCTACACCGGCCTGATCTACAAAGGCCCAGCGCTGGTCAACGAATGCGCCCGCGCGCTGGCGCGGGTCTGA
- a CDS encoding CYTH domain-containing protein: MGIEIERKFLVVGEDWKQTPGQRYSQGYLNRDPARTVRVRVVGGQAWLTIKGRNQGTTRAEFEYEIPLADGQQLLGLCEGPLIDKIRRLVPHAGMSWEVDEFLGENTGLVVAEIELSTADQAFEAPPWLGAEVTEDARYFNSQLANKPFTLWGE, encoded by the coding sequence ATGGGCATCGAAATCGAACGCAAATTCCTGGTCGTCGGCGAAGACTGGAAGCAGACGCCGGGCCAGCGCTACAGCCAAGGCTATCTGAACCGTGACCCGGCACGCACCGTGCGGGTGCGGGTGGTCGGTGGCCAAGCCTGGCTCACGATCAAAGGCCGCAACCAGGGCACCACGCGCGCCGAGTTTGAGTACGAGATCCCCTTGGCAGATGGGCAGCAACTGCTTGGCCTGTGCGAAGGGCCGCTGATCGACAAGATCCGCCGTCTGGTTCCGCATGCAGGTATGAGCTGGGAGGTGGACGAGTTTTTGGGTGAGAACACCGGACTCGTGGTGGCAGAGATTGAACTCAGCACGGCCGATCAGGCCTTCGAAGCCCCGCCCTGGTTGGGTGCGGAAGTGACCGAGGACGCGCGCTACTTCAACTCGCAGTTGGCCAACAAGCCCTTCACCCTTTGGGGTGAGTAG
- a CDS encoding S9 family peptidase: protein MRILKRKTLGLQRSLCLLSVALATFTGQTSWAQSPAAGAASTAPPIEDFFRLPQYFGGELSPDGQWLAVIASPEGRRTQLIVVNLRDLKSARALVTMDDSDIHQVHWVNNKRLVFDIAQLQEATDKPTARGLWAVDRDGGDFRQLVNARSSVPNTNMEGGSRLANSRLKERSETLLPWTWRLQDVVRDGSADVILRQNNYDGNGEFSSASLARINTYSAQKQQLVDDAPAHVHHWLTDSAGKAVGAITQEKDKIALYLARKEGSGWQLWRRAPRVEEGIPRWLDISSTGEIYMVGAGKSPGAGEALLLLDPKKPQQELQELLRIKDYDFRGELVLDEKSGRLLGAHFEAETQDSVWLDPAMKALQAEVDQAMRSTVNQILCRDCLNSDLVVVKSHSDRQPMAFSIYDRQNKSLKTILLSRPWIKPGAMAARENVRIPARDGLMLPTLVTRPKSSQPLPTVVLVHGGPFSRGNHWEWSAIPQYLASRGYLVIETDFRGSEGYGSSFERAGWKQWGTGMVDDVVDTTRWAVAKGYADAARICIAGGSYGGYASMMALIRYPETFKCGINWVGVSDLALLYTSLNSDQGALGLSYDMPIMVGDPKADGEMLKQNSPLQQAARLKQPLLMAYGAIDRRVPMEHGVKMRDALQASGNKQVEWVLYPEEGHGWRGPETHKDFWGRVERFLGRQMAAQ from the coding sequence ATGAGGATATTGAAGCGAAAGACTCTGGGCTTGCAACGCTCGCTGTGCTTGCTCAGCGTGGCATTAGCGACCTTCACCGGTCAAACCAGCTGGGCGCAAAGCCCTGCGGCCGGAGCAGCATCCACAGCGCCCCCCATAGAGGACTTCTTCCGCCTGCCGCAGTACTTTGGCGGCGAGCTGTCGCCTGATGGCCAATGGTTGGCCGTCATCGCCTCACCCGAAGGTCGACGCACCCAACTGATCGTCGTCAATCTGCGTGACCTGAAAAGTGCCCGCGCCCTGGTCACCATGGATGACAGCGACATCCACCAGGTCCACTGGGTGAACAACAAGCGCTTGGTGTTTGACATCGCGCAGCTGCAAGAAGCGACCGACAAGCCCACGGCTCGCGGCCTGTGGGCCGTGGACCGGGACGGCGGCGATTTCAGGCAATTGGTCAATGCCCGCTCCAGCGTGCCCAATACGAATATGGAGGGGGGCTCCCGCCTGGCCAACTCCCGCCTCAAAGAGCGCAGCGAAACCTTGCTGCCCTGGACCTGGCGTCTGCAAGATGTGGTGCGCGACGGCAGCGCCGACGTCATCCTGCGGCAAAACAACTATGACGGCAATGGCGAATTCAGCTCCGCCAGCTTAGCCCGCATCAACACCTATAGCGCGCAAAAACAGCAGTTGGTGGACGACGCACCCGCCCATGTCCATCACTGGCTGACGGACAGCGCGGGCAAGGCCGTCGGCGCCATCACCCAGGAAAAAGACAAGATTGCGCTCTACCTGGCTCGCAAAGAAGGCTCGGGCTGGCAGCTGTGGCGCCGCGCCCCTCGCGTGGAGGAAGGCATTCCCCGCTGGCTAGATATTTCCAGCACCGGCGAAATCTATATGGTGGGCGCCGGCAAATCGCCCGGCGCGGGAGAGGCCTTGCTGCTGCTAGACCCCAAGAAGCCCCAGCAAGAGCTGCAAGAACTCTTGCGCATCAAAGACTATGACTTCCGCGGTGAGTTGGTGCTGGACGAAAAATCCGGCCGCCTGCTGGGCGCTCATTTCGAGGCCGAGACCCAAGACAGCGTCTGGCTCGATCCTGCGATGAAAGCCCTGCAAGCCGAGGTCGACCAAGCCATGCGCAGCACGGTGAATCAAATCCTTTGCCGCGATTGCCTGAACTCGGACCTGGTGGTGGTGAAGTCTCACTCCGACCGCCAACCCATGGCCTTCAGCATTTACGACCGTCAAAACAAGAGCCTCAAGACGATTTTGCTGTCCCGACCTTGGATCAAGCCCGGCGCCATGGCCGCCCGGGAGAACGTGCGTATTCCGGCCCGCGACGGCCTGATGCTGCCCACGCTAGTGACCCGCCCCAAGTCCAGCCAACCCTTGCCCACCGTGGTTCTGGTGCATGGCGGCCCCTTCTCCCGCGGCAATCACTGGGAGTGGAGCGCCATCCCGCAATACCTGGCCTCGCGCGGCTATTTGGTGATCGAAACCGACTTCCGCGGCAGCGAAGGCTATGGCAGCAGTTTCGAGCGCGCGGGCTGGAAGCAATGGGGCACAGGCATGGTGGACGATGTGGTGGACACCACCCGCTGGGCCGTGGCCAAGGGCTATGCCGATGCCGCGCGCATCTGCATCGCCGGCGGTAGCTACGGTGGCTACGCCAGCATGATGGCCTTGATCCGCTATCCCGAGACCTTCAAGTGCGGCATCAACTGGGTCGGTGTGTCCGACCTCGCGCTGCTCTACACCTCACTCAACAGCGATCAAGGCGCCCTGGGTCTGAGCTACGACATGCCCATCATGGTGGGTGACCCCAAGGCCGATGGCGAGATGCTCAAGCAGAACTCGCCCCTGCAACAAGCCGCGCGCCTGAAGCAGCCCCTGTTGATGGCCTATGGCGCCATCGACCGCCGCGTGCCCATGGAACATGGCGTGAAGATGCGCGACGCCTTGCAAGCCAGCGGCAACAAGCAAGTGGAATGGGTGCTCTACCCCGAGGAAGGCCATGGCTGGCGCGGGCCAGAGACCCACAAGGACTTCTGGGGCCGGGTCGAGCGCTTTTTGGGGCGCCAAATGGCGGCGCAGTGA